In Segatella copri, the DNA window TGGCAAGTTCGTTTATGTTCAGAATATGATTTGTCCGACCTCGATACTCGTAAATCGAAAGCCTTATTGGATTTGGCGTGGAGGCAATAGAGAAGGGTATTATGGTGAAATAAATGATGATTTCTTCATAGATGCAGATACAGCAAAGGTAACGTATAAAGATGCCAAGCCTTTGGTCGTAAAATTTAATGATTTGGGGATAAAAAACAAGTATCTTACAAATTATGTCTATGTCTTTAAAAAAGAGGAACATGTCAAGTCGATTATGATGCCTATAGATGGCAATTCGGAATTGGTTGATACAGATAAAATTTACGAACAAGTAGAAGAAATGCCTTCATTCCCTGGTGGCTCTAATGCCTTATTATCCTTCATTGCGGCTAATCTCAAATATCCTGTAGTTGCACAAGAAAATGGAATCCAAGGTAGGGTGATAGTAAAATTTGTTGTCGATAAAGATGGAAGAATTACAGATGTTGAGATTACAAGAAGTGTTGATCCTACTTTGGATAAAGAGGCTATGCGAATAGTCAAGGCTATGCCTAAATGGAAACCAGGGAAGCTTAAGGGAAACTGTGTTAGGGTGAAATATACTATCCCGATAGTCTTTGGACTTTCATAAAATATTCGAGTTTATAACTCTCGATTTACTTAGGGATAAATGGCAATCTTGGAGGGGAAATATCCAAGATTGCCATTAGCCTTTTCCTTATAAATTATCATATAGAATCTTTATCCAACAAGAAATCAAATACGTCCATAAATACGATGCCGTCATCGTTTTGGTATTTCTTGATGAGGTCGCCTGTTATCACATACTTTATAAAACTATCGTCTATACGTAGCAAAGGTAGATATTAGTCTCTATATTTACAATCATAACAGGAAAGATTTTTGCGGATTTCCGCGGTTTTCTTTCACAAAAATAATACTTTTATAGATTCTGCGTAGTATTTTTGCGGATTTCCGCAATTTTCTTTCGCAGAATTAACGGTTACGGCATGATATTTTAAGTTCGGTGATTTGTCGAATTCCATACTTTTCTCTCTTCGTCATCACATTATTCCCTATTCGTTATACTTTTTTAATCTCTCTTTTTATCCGATTTCAGAAAAAAGATGTACTTTTGCCGCTCAATTCATGAAAGACAGGAATTTGGTTATACAAAAACATTATTAAGGAAGCAAAGGACTTCTGTTATATTTTATAGTATGGACAAGAATGAGAGAATAAATAACGAGCAAGAGATGCCCGCAGAAACGAAAAAGAATCATTCCGCAGATGCGGATAGAGTAAAGGAAGTATATAAGGTGACGATAGCGGGAAGCATCATCAATGTGGTGCTGCTCGTACTGAAGTTTGTTGCAGGTATTCTCGGACATTCTGCAGCCATGATAGCGGATGCCATCCATTCGCTTACCGATTTCGCCACCGATGTGGTGGTACTGGTATTCGTAAAACTAGGCAATAAGCCGAAGGATAAGGACCATGATTATGGGCATGGCAAATACGAGACGCTTGCCACAGCCATCATCGGTATTTCGCTCTTCGTGGTGGGTGTGATGATCTGTTATTCTGGCGTAACCAAGACCTATCGTGCCATCTGCGGCGAGACACTCCAGCAGCCGGGCGTTGTAGCCTTGATTGCTGCCATCGTAAGTATCGTGATGAAGGAATGGGCTTATCAGTTTACGGTTAAAGCCGGAAAGAAATATCATTCCGAGGCTGTAGTGGCGAATGCCTGGCATCATCGCAGCGATGCTTTATCAAGTATCGGAACGATGTTCGGTATTGGTGGTGCCATTATCCTGGGAGAAAAATGGGCGGTGCTCGATCCGCTTGCAGCCATCATCGTGAGTGCCTTCATCATCAAGGCTGCCTGGGGACTGGTGATGCAGTCTGTGAAAGAACTGACGGATGCCAGTCTTCCAGAAACTGAGGAAGATGAAATCCTGAAGATTGCGAACGAAGAGCAGGGAGTGGGAGAGATTCATAACCTGCGTACCCGTCGCATCGGAAACAAGATTGCGATAGAAATGCATGTCCGCATGCCGGGTTCTCTTTCGCTTTATGAGGCTCATGAGCATGCTACTCACATAGAAACAAAACTGAAGCAGCACTTCGGTGCAGATACCCATGTGGGAATCCATCTCGAACCGATAAAAGTGAACGGAAAATATCAGAAACCGGAATAACTGAAATAAAAGGAAATAGCCGGAATAAAAGGAAACGAGCCTTGACGGAAGGATGAATCCTCCATCAAGGCTCGTTTTTTTATTTGATATCCGAATCGTGTTTCGGATATTTATCATCTTTTGGGATGATTATTATCTGATTATATTATCGGCCGAGATTTACGCTGGCTCCTGCCATAATCCACAAACCTGGCTGCTTAACAGCTGTGAGGTCGTAATAGCGGTGGCAAGTGATGTTGTCGGCTTTCACGAAGATATTGTATTTCTTCTCGTCCCACATCAGTTTGCAATCTATTTTGGTATATGGATGATAGCCATTCATTCTCTGCTGCCATCTTACGCTCCACGAAGCTGAAAGCTTGTTCCATATCTGATGATCCAGCCC includes these proteins:
- a CDS encoding cation diffusion facilitator family transporter — translated: MDKNERINNEQEMPAETKKNHSADADRVKEVYKVTIAGSIINVVLLVLKFVAGILGHSAAMIADAIHSLTDFATDVVVLVFVKLGNKPKDKDHDYGHGKYETLATAIIGISLFVVGVMICYSGVTKTYRAICGETLQQPGVVALIAAIVSIVMKEWAYQFTVKAGKKYHSEAVVANAWHHRSDALSSIGTMFGIGGAIILGEKWAVLDPLAAIIVSAFIIKAAWGLVMQSVKELTDASLPETEEDEILKIANEEQGVGEIHNLRTRRIGNKIAIEMHVRMPGSLSLYEAHEHATHIETKLKQHFGADTHVGIHLEPIKVNGKYQKPE